A segment of the Geoglobus ahangari genome:
GGTGGCGGGAGTCATCCTCGAGCCGATTCCCCACAGCGTCGGAGCGATTGTGCCCGAGAAGAAGTTCCTCAAGACCCTAAGAGAGGAGACCAAGAGCTACGGGAGCGTGCTGATATTCGATGAGATAATCACGGCGTTCAGGCACAACATCCACGGGGTTCAGGAGGAGTTTGGGGTCACGCCGGACATAACAACCATCGGAAAGTCCATGGGCAACGGCTTCCCTGTTGCAGCAATAGTCGGGAGGAGAGAGATAATGTCCATGATCCACAACGGAGTCCTCGTCTCTGGCACGTACAGCGGGCACCCTGCCGCTCTCGCTGCAGTAAAGAAGACGATTGAGGTTCTGGAGAGGGACAGCGTGGTGGAGTACATCTCCGATCTGGGAGAGGAGTACAGAAAGGCCCTGAACGACATTATCGAAGATTTGGACATCGAGGCGAGGGTGGTGGGGTACAAGTCCATCTTCGCACTTCAGTTCGCGAGAGGAGAGGTGAGGAGCTACGCGGACATAGTCGGCATAGACAGGGAGAGGTTCAGGAGGTTTGCGGCTGAGATGAGGAAGAGGGGCATATTCTTCACCCCCAACCCGCTGAAGAGGTGCCACCTCTCGGCGAAGCACACCGAAAAGGAGATGGAGGAGTTCGTCCACTCCGCAAGGGAGGTTCTGAAGAGCCTCGCATGATCAAAACCTTTTTGTTTTTCACAATCATTTTTTGCTGAATGGAGTCTGACAGGGTCTTTGACAGGCTCGCGGAGAGATACGACTCGTGGTACGACAGAAACCCGGATCTCTTCGAGGCTGAGGTAAAAACCGTGCCCCCTCCATCCTCCCCTTCCCTCGAGATAGGGTGCGGCACTGGCAGGTTCATGCAGAGGCTCAGGATTGACGTTGGCGTGGACGTCTCGGCCAGAATGCTTGAGATCGCGAGAATGAGGGGGTGTGAGGTCGCTCTTGCAGACGGCAGCTCACTCCCTTTCCGCAGCGAGGCATTCTCATCCGTCTACCTCATCTTCACCCTCTGCTTTCTGGATGAGCCCGGAAAGGTTATGAAGGAGGCGTGGAGGGTGCTCAGACCGGGTGGCTCTCTGGTAACCTGCATTGTACCGCTCGACTCAGGGCTTGGAAAGGAGTATTCCTCCAGAAACAGTCCGTTCTACAGGATTGCGAGGTTCTACAGAGAGCAGGAAGTGAGGAAGATGCTCGAAAGCTCGGGGTTTGAGGTCACCGAAGTCAGAAGAGCAATGCTCAGGCACTCCGAAAACGACTTCGTGTGCTTTAGGGCGAGAAAGAGTTAGTAGTATGCGATCTCCTCTACAAACCTTCTCGTCCTCTCATCCTCGGGGTTTTCGAACAGCCTTTTAGTTTCAGCAATCTCCACAATTTCTCCCTTCTCAATGTACGCGACCCTGTCGGCCAGCCGCTTGGCCTGAAACAGGTTGTGGGTGGCGAGTATGATCGTCTTACCTTCCCCGCGCATCTCTCTTATCGCATCCTCAATCACCCTCGCGTTCTCTGCATCAAGGTTTGCCGTGGGTTCGTCGAAAGCGTAGACGTCAGCGTCCAGAACCAATGCCCTCGCAATCGCGACCCTCTGCTTCTGCCCTCCGCTCAGCTTCCTCGCGTTCTTGCCGGCAAGCTCTTGAATCCCAAGCTTTTCAAGTGTTCGCTCCACCCTCTCCCTGAGCTCTTTCCCGTTTACACCCCTTACCTTCAACCCGTATGCGACGTTGTCGAAAACGTTCGCCCTGAACATCACCGGTGTCTGGAAGACCATGGTCACCCTCCTCCTGATGGTCTCAAGATTCTCCCTGACATCCACGCCGTCGAACGTGTACTCTCCACCAAAGTCGGTCTCGAGGCACGAGATGACCCTGAGGAGCGTCGTCTTCCCAGCACCGCTGCTGCCGATAACGGCAAAGACCTCTCCCCTCCTCACCTCAAGGCTCACGTTTTTCAGGGCCTGAACGTCCCCGTACCTCTTGCTCACACCCCTCAGCTCAATCATGGGCCCATCTCCTCTGCAGGTAGTTGGACAGCGCCGTTACAAGGAAGACTATGGCAAGGAGTACCGTGCCGAGGGCTATCGCAAACTCGATCTCCCCCCTCGCCACGTACATCTGGATGGACGTGGTCAGGACTCTCGTGTTGAGCTCTCCTCCCCTTACAAATATGTTTCCACCGACCATCAGCGCGATCCCGAGCTCGGCTATAGCCCTGTTGAACGCGGCTATGACTGAGAGAGCTATCCCCGACACTGCTTCCTCTATAACCTTGATCATCCCCTGAACCCTGCTCGCCCCGAGCGTCATCACCAGATCCCTTATCTCCCCCTCCACACTCTCTATCGCATTTGCGGTGAAGCTCACGACTATTGGCAGGACGAGGAGCATCTGGCCGAGACTTATCCCCATTTCCGTGTAGAGGAGGCCGAGCATTCCGAGGGGGCCAGCGGGAGCGAGAAAGAGGTAGAGGATGAGCCCCATCACCACCGTTGGAATGCCGAGCATCGCGTTGAAGATCGATTTCAGCAGGCCCTTCCCCCTGAAGCTCGCGAGACCCATCGCAACGCCCACCGGGATGCCTATGAGGGCGGAGAGCATCGCAGCTATGCCCGAAACCTTAACGCTCCTGAAGGCGATGTCCAGCAGCTCAGCATTTCCGCTGAGCACAAGCCTGAACGCGCCTGAGATTCCCTCGATTATGTACTCCCAAGCCATGATCCCTCACTGCTCTGCAAACTCGAAGAAGCTCATCCCCTCCCCGTACCTGAACTTCTTGGGACACTCGGTGATCATGCCATCATCCTCCATCAGCCCGTACTTGACAATCCAGCTGAAGTAAGGCTCCTTCCTCTCCTTCAGCACCTCGACGATGGGGTAGAACAGGGGCTTCCCGAACTTCTCCTTTCCAAACTCACCGATTATCCTCTGCCCCTCCTCGCTCGTGAGCCAGTTCGCGAGTGTCTTTGCACCCTCGAAGTCCTTGTCGAACTTCTCCGGGTTTATCAGAATTATGGCGTAGACGTTTATCAGCTCCTCACCCTTATCCACCAGCGCCTCAAGATCAATGAGCCCTTCCTTCCTGTACTTCAGGAATGTGCCTGTATCTGAGAGCGTGTAGGCCTTCTTCGTATTTGCATAGTTCAGCGTTGCCCCCATTCCCGTGCCGGTGGCAACGAACCAGCTCTCGTTCTTTATCTGCCTATAATCGAATCCCGCCATCCTCCAAAGGGATATCTCCTTCGTGTTCGTTCCCGAGCCATCATCCCTTGAAACCCATATCGCCTTCCCCTCCCTTCCAGCCTGAGCGATCTTCTTTAGTGCTTCCACAGGGCTGAGTCCCCTTATCCCTGCAGGATCGTCCTCTGGCCCGACTATGACGAAGAAGTTGTAGGCGAAGACCTTCCTGTTCACCCCATAACCCTCCTCCATGAACTTCAGCTCCTTGCTCCTCGCGTGAACCATTATCGCATCGCTAACACCGTTCTTCGCATCCTGAATCGCCGCTCCCGTGCCCTTTGGAATGAAGTGCAGCTCTATGCCGTACTTCTCCTTGAAGGCAGGAGCTATGGCCTCCTCAAGCAGACCGGTGTCGTAAAGGCTCGTTGTGGTGGAGATCGTCAGCACCCTGACCTGTGACTGGGCCTGATGCTGGAGAACGAATGCCACCGCGATTATGAGCACGAGAATGCCAACAGCAGCCACAACCCTGTTCATGAGATCACCCCGATATGCACGACAATACATAACGATTTTAAAAAGGTTGTGATGTTGTTCACCAAAAATTCAAAAAGTTTTTAACGCTGACAAACACCTCCGCATTGTGCTTGCAACCGTGCTGACAATCAGCGTCTTCGCACTCTCGATGATGTTCACGATGCTGCTGCTGAACCACTCAAGACCACGCGTCAGTGACGGTTCCCTCTGGTCTTTTGTCACAACCTACCTTCTCCTGAGCTCACTCGTGTTTCTTATCATCTCGATCGTCGAGCTGTTCGAGTTCCTCTCCGACTTCAGGATCCTGACGTTCGAGGTTCCAAATCTCGAGGCGTACCTCTACGTCGTCATGCCCCTGTCATTCGCCATCCACGTCTACGCGATATACCGGCTCTCAACGCTCGTGGAGTTTAGAGTTGAGAACGTCGACCCAAACAGGATTGGCCTTCCCGTGGTCTACGTGTCGATTTTCTGGCTGCTGTCCATAGAACTCCCCGAGTTCGGGAGGGTTGCCTACGACATCGTTCTCCTTTCTGAGTTCGTCTACATCCTCTCCCTGCCAGTCGTCGCGGCCATAATCTACCTGACCCTGAGGGAAAAGAGGATAGAGCACGCGATAATCCAGCTCCCCATGGAGTCCATCGACAGGCTCTCCGGAATCTCGCTCTCCATAGCCCTGTTCTCCCTCGCGGTATTCATGAACGTTCACAGCTACCATCTGGTCTACGACCAGCTTGAGGCGTTCTCGCTGATAGTATTCATAGTGTCCGGGGAGCTCTACAGAAGGAACCTGTTCAGGATGATGAAGATAATAGGCTAAAAGGAGAGCGGGCAGGTCGTCAGGAATGCCATCATCGACACCCCGGTCAAGAGTGCGAGGGCCACGAACAGGACAACCTGAATCACGAAGACGAGTATGAGGGACAGGAACGCCCTCTCCCAGCTCGTGTCGAACATCTCCTTCACGACCCACGCAAACGCGACGAAGTAGCCGAACGGTGCCAGAAGAATTCCGACAACCGGGATTAGCACGAGGAGCTTCGCAACGAAGAATGCTATGACTGTTCCGGCAAGCACGGCAAGCATGGCCTTGAAGAGCGTGGCCCTAATTCCCGCCCACCTCAGGGCGAGGTAAAACACCGCCCCGCCCAGAACCCCCGCGAGCAGGAAGGTGACGAGCATGCCGGAGAGAAAAACACCCGCAAAAACTGGCTCGCCGTGGGGCATGAATAAAAGTGGGCCAGCAAGCTATAAAAAACTTGCCGGGTAAGGATTCTCGATGATTTTCGTCAAAACCCAGAGAGGAATGGAGTACATCGCCATGCAGAACATCAAGGAGCTCATGGGAGACGTTAAGATAGAAGTTAGGCCTGCTGGCTACCTCGGAGTGCTCATAGTCCACTCGGACGACATCGAGAAGGTCAAGGAGGTTCCGGAGGTCGAGAAGGCCATCCCCATTCTGTTCGAGCTGAGAAGCGACCTCGACGAGATTCTCGGAAAGGCCGAGGAGATCGTGGAGGCCATGGGAGACTTCGAGACTTTCGCTGTAAGGACAACGAGGAGGGGGCTCAGGCACGACTTCAACAGCATGGACGTTAACATAAGGCTCGGGAGGAGAATTCAGGAGATCAGCGGAAAGGAGGTCGACCTGAACCAGCCGGACAAGGCCGTTTACGTTGAGATCGTCAACGAGAGGACGTTCATAGGAATTCTGGATGGAGAGGAGGAGAGGAGGAAGTACATGCCAGAAAAGGTCGACAGCCTGAAGTTTTTCGGCAAGGTCTCCTTCGTCCAGATGCCCTACCTCGAGAACCCGAAAGGGGCGAGGGAGA
Coding sequences within it:
- a CDS encoding aspartate aminotransferase family protein; the encoded protein is MRSTEIYERASRIIPKAAQTGLRAETHYPYPFVPEKAYGCKMVDADGREYTDYHLAFGPILLGHNHPEVNDAVKEQIVEGVLYGAGVCELEVEVAEKLVDLIPSAEMVNFVNSGTEATYHAIRLSRAYTEREVVVKFEGCYHGWHDYVAFNVSPPEDMMGKIYPQSKGILKAAYETTKVLPFNDSEAFKEFMAEHGEEVAGVILEPIPHSVGAIVPEKKFLKTLREETKSYGSVLIFDEIITAFRHNIHGVQEEFGVTPDITTIGKSMGNGFPVAAIVGRREIMSMIHNGVLVSGTYSGHPAALAAVKKTIEVLERDSVVEYISDLGEEYRKALNDIIEDLDIEARVVGYKSIFALQFARGEVRSYADIVGIDRERFRRFAAEMRKRGIFFTPNPLKRCHLSAKHTEKEMEEFVHSAREVLKSLA
- a CDS encoding class I SAM-dependent methyltransferase, which codes for MESDRVFDRLAERYDSWYDRNPDLFEAEVKTVPPPSSPSLEIGCGTGRFMQRLRIDVGVDVSARMLEIARMRGCEVALADGSSLPFRSEAFSSVYLIFTLCFLDEPGKVMKEAWRVLRPGGSLVTCIVPLDSGLGKEYSSRNSPFYRIARFYREQEVRKMLESSGFEVTEVRRAMLRHSENDFVCFRARKS
- a CDS encoding amino acid ABC transporter ATP-binding protein, which codes for MIELRGVSKRYGDVQALKNVSLEVRRGEVFAVIGSSGAGKTTLLRVISCLETDFGGEYTFDGVDVRENLETIRRRVTMVFQTPVMFRANVFDNVAYGLKVRGVNGKELRERVERTLEKLGIQELAGKNARKLSGGQKQRVAIARALVLDADVYAFDEPTANLDAENARVIEDAIREMRGEGKTIILATHNLFQAKRLADRVAYIEKGEIVEIAETKRLFENPEDERTRRFVEEIAYY
- a CDS encoding ABC transporter permease, whose protein sequence is MAWEYIIEGISGAFRLVLSGNAELLDIAFRSVKVSGIAAMLSALIGIPVGVAMGLASFRGKGLLKSIFNAMLGIPTVVMGLILYLFLAPAGPLGMLGLLYTEMGISLGQMLLVLPIVVSFTANAIESVEGEIRDLVMTLGASRVQGMIKVIEEAVSGIALSVIAAFNRAIAELGIALMVGGNIFVRGGELNTRVLTTSIQMYVARGEIEFAIALGTVLLAIVFLVTALSNYLQRRWAHD
- a CDS encoding substrate-binding domain-containing protein, whose amino-acid sequence is MNRVVAAVGILVLIIAVAFVLQHQAQSQVRVLTISTTTSLYDTGLLEEAIAPAFKEKYGIELHFIPKGTGAAIQDAKNGVSDAIMVHARSKELKFMEEGYGVNRKVFAYNFFVIVGPEDDPAGIRGLSPVEALKKIAQAGREGKAIWVSRDDGSGTNTKEISLWRMAGFDYRQIKNESWFVATGTGMGATLNYANTKKAYTLSDTGTFLKYRKEGLIDLEALVDKGEELINVYAIILINPEKFDKDFEGAKTLANWLTSEEGQRIIGEFGKEKFGKPLFYPIVEVLKERKEPYFSWIVKYGLMEDDGMITECPKKFRYGEGMSFFEFAEQ
- a CDS encoding SPOUT family RNA methylase, with the translated sequence MIFVKTQRGMEYIAMQNIKELMGDVKIEVRPAGYLGVLIVHSDDIEKVKEVPEVEKAIPILFELRSDLDEILGKAEEIVEAMGDFETFAVRTTRRGLRHDFNSMDVNIRLGRRIQEISGKEVDLNQPDKAVYVEIVNERTFIGILDGEEERRKYMPEKVDSLKFFGKVSFVQMPYLENPKGAREIGERIGRSAQSFEIKELIIAPYGYVDADELYEFLRGLRRGKESRLKIQRRSYARDVREVRVLVHDLYQTFRDKRRKRSVLISTDPTGKQLSEIREELKRAFERADEIVIFAGSRTGLPKGILRLSDFVIDLTPYITFPTEIAIPASLIALLDVYEEMVQEREQK